One stretch of Clavibacter californiensis DNA includes these proteins:
- a CDS encoding asparaginase — protein MAAAVETIPVQGAVELAVLERSGFVESRHIGAAVVLSPEGEVLREVGDATTPVFPRSSMKPFQALAVLASGAELTEEEHVLATASHAATARHVEVVRGILAKAGLDESALRCPADWPLDRAARDDLVRAGIPASPVYMNCSGKHAAMLLACVTNGWSTDDYLHPDHPLQVRIRDVVERFTGERIATTGIDGCGAPVHAMSLTALARGIHRIATSAPGSPFALYRHAAALTAAVRAHGWAIDGPGRANTVVIERLGLFAKGGAEGIMIMTAPDGTTVASKTLDGSLRASTIVALELLAQAGAITRDDVERVRPELDLQVLGGGVPVGGIRVSPTLIG, from the coding sequence ATGGCGGCGGCCGTCGAGACGATCCCCGTCCAGGGCGCCGTCGAGCTCGCGGTGCTCGAGCGGAGCGGCTTCGTGGAGTCGCGCCACATCGGCGCGGCCGTCGTGCTGTCGCCCGAGGGCGAGGTGCTGCGAGAGGTCGGGGACGCGACGACGCCCGTGTTCCCGCGCTCCAGCATGAAGCCGTTCCAGGCCCTCGCGGTGCTGGCGAGCGGCGCGGAGCTCACCGAGGAGGAGCACGTGCTCGCCACGGCGAGCCACGCGGCGACCGCGCGACACGTGGAGGTGGTGCGGGGGATCCTCGCGAAGGCCGGGCTCGACGAGTCCGCGCTGCGCTGCCCCGCCGACTGGCCGCTCGACCGGGCCGCGCGCGACGATCTCGTGCGCGCAGGGATCCCCGCCTCCCCCGTGTACATGAACTGCTCCGGCAAGCACGCCGCGATGCTGCTCGCCTGCGTGACGAACGGCTGGTCGACCGACGACTACCTGCACCCGGACCACCCCCTGCAGGTGCGGATCCGCGACGTGGTCGAGCGCTTCACGGGAGAGCGGATCGCCACGACGGGCATCGACGGGTGCGGTGCGCCCGTGCACGCGATGTCGCTGACGGCGCTCGCGCGCGGGATCCACCGCATCGCGACCTCCGCGCCCGGCTCGCCTTTCGCGCTGTACCGGCACGCGGCAGCCCTCACCGCTGCCGTGCGCGCCCACGGCTGGGCGATCGACGGGCCCGGCCGCGCGAACACCGTCGTGATCGAGCGGCTGGGCCTCTTCGCCAAGGGCGGGGCCGAGGGGATCATGATCATGACAGCCCCCGACGGCACGACGGTGGCCTCGAAGACGCTCGACGGGAGCCTCCGGGCGTCCACCATCGTGGCGCTCGAGCTGCTCGCCCAGGCGGGCGCGATCACGCGGGACGACGTGGAGCGCGTGCGCCCCGAGCTCGACCTCCAGGTGCTCGGCGGCGGCGTGCCGGTGGGCGGGATCCGGGTGTCGCCGACGCTCATCGGCTGA
- a CDS encoding FtsK/SpoIIIE domain-containing protein: MDISPPPSPAPAPPPPFPVLGVAAPLVVSVGVWAVTRSPYALLFAALGPVVAIAGVADQRISGRRSARRVERESRAAVARLHAEVRARVAAARVALHSRAPSAREILDGSANPALLWRADPDGDGPLPVALGTGEVPSGMVWRGDPDARVPDADARDGRGMLLRRPLLRSLRRRTRRVSAGARSASGASLHDPARWADLVRWVPDAPVLVSATGGLGLRGAPALVAPVLRGVVVQLVHALPPDDLRIASRPAGPEWDWLERLPHAADGLREERAGADRPAAERIAPREPGAWAIRLALGGREVVLAAAPRVESLPAACRTVLDVRSPGTARILAADPAPAAPAALGPGASADPAAHVLPPDDDGIPVPRLTRTGLVRPDLVSLTEVERLADELADLARRRGLAAARAPLPPRVPFADLLAADLLAAEPPFAEPPAVDEPAAGDPAPSAPGLAAGDGSGTERDRLTRPRRPRTLAAVIGVGHDGPVSVDLVADGPHAVVAGTTGSGKSELLVTWMAALAAAHPPEEVTVLLVDFKGGAAFDPLLVLPHAVGLVTDLDGQGARRALESLRAEIRHRERVLRDAGARDVDDPAAAGVLPRLVIVVDELAALLADQDGLHEVVADIAARGRSLGMHLVLCTQRPAGVVRDAVLANCDLRLSLRVNNEADSRALLGTVDAARLADAPSGRCLVGAHGAPARPFQVAVTTAGDLARVAAARATPVPVRRPWLDPLPASIPFADLDAVPPLPRRGSAALASGASPMPFALVDLPAEQRRATAVWCPATDGHLLVVGGPGSGRSTCLRTIAASAAVAGAEVIHVPADAEGCWDAVAGVVARIRDPHGPRDPLVVLADDLDVAVSRLGPEHQAALLEGLTAIVREGPHAGVALAVACRRAGGSLQGVTAASGPPVILPLPTRQEHVLAGGESRLFDARPKPGAGEWRGERIQVAIPPEVESASVQHAEGSGAREPADPAPRVFLSGDAVHALVTPSSAAAVARLRQRGVDAVEAARVPPGWCADQPFPGPAADGIGISTRAAVGHGVHDAGGRAARPRVVVGDPDAWLMRGPLLADLRRAGDVVLEGCTPRDARTLLRVRAVPPPLAPIPGRAWLVTPDGDVRRCSWPPATAGPPDGPVYGEAPAAPTVPAAPTALPADPPRRAQPAGISR; the protein is encoded by the coding sequence GTGGACATCTCCCCGCCCCCGTCGCCCGCTCCCGCGCCGCCGCCCCCGTTCCCCGTGCTCGGCGTCGCGGCGCCCCTCGTCGTCAGCGTCGGCGTCTGGGCCGTCACGCGCTCGCCGTACGCGCTGCTGTTCGCGGCGCTCGGGCCCGTGGTCGCGATCGCGGGCGTCGCGGATCAGCGCATCTCCGGCCGGCGCTCCGCCCGCCGGGTCGAACGCGAGTCCCGCGCCGCGGTCGCGCGCCTGCACGCCGAGGTACGGGCGCGCGTCGCCGCCGCCCGCGTCGCCCTGCATTCCCGGGCGCCGTCCGCGCGCGAGATCCTCGACGGGAGCGCCAACCCCGCGCTCCTCTGGCGGGCGGATCCGGACGGCGACGGCCCGCTCCCGGTGGCGCTCGGCACGGGCGAGGTGCCGAGCGGCATGGTCTGGCGCGGCGATCCGGACGCGCGGGTGCCGGATGCCGACGCGCGGGACGGGCGCGGCATGCTCCTGCGTCGTCCGCTCCTGCGGTCCCTGCGGCGGCGCACCCGTCGCGTCTCCGCCGGTGCGCGATCGGCGTCCGGCGCCTCCCTCCACGATCCGGCACGGTGGGCGGATCTCGTCCGCTGGGTCCCCGACGCGCCCGTCCTCGTCTCCGCCACCGGCGGCCTCGGGCTGCGGGGCGCCCCCGCCCTGGTCGCGCCCGTGCTCCGGGGCGTCGTCGTCCAGCTCGTGCACGCCCTCCCGCCGGACGACCTGCGCATCGCGTCCCGCCCGGCCGGGCCCGAGTGGGACTGGCTCGAGCGGCTGCCGCACGCGGCCGACGGACTCCGCGAGGAGCGGGCCGGCGCCGACCGACCGGCCGCGGAGCGCATCGCGCCAAGGGAGCCGGGCGCGTGGGCGATCCGGCTCGCGCTCGGCGGGCGGGAGGTCGTGCTCGCCGCGGCGCCGCGGGTCGAGTCGCTCCCCGCCGCGTGCCGCACGGTGCTCGACGTCCGGAGCCCCGGCACGGCGCGGATCCTCGCGGCCGACCCGGCGCCTGCCGCCCCGGCCGCCCTCGGCCCCGGCGCCTCCGCGGATCCCGCCGCGCACGTCCTCCCGCCCGACGACGACGGCATCCCGGTGCCGCGACTCACCCGCACCGGCCTGGTGCGTCCCGACCTCGTGTCCCTCACGGAGGTGGAGCGCCTCGCGGACGAGCTGGCCGACCTCGCGCGGCGGCGCGGGCTCGCGGCGGCGCGGGCGCCCCTCCCGCCGCGCGTGCCGTTCGCCGACCTGCTGGCTGCCGACCTGCTGGCCGCCGAGCCGCCCTTCGCGGAGCCGCCGGCCGTCGACGAGCCGGCCGCGGGCGACCCGGCCCCGTCGGCTCCCGGGCTCGCGGCGGGCGACGGATCCGGCACCGAGCGGGACCGCCTGACGCGCCCCCGCCGTCCGCGCACGCTCGCGGCGGTCATCGGCGTCGGGCACGACGGTCCCGTGTCGGTGGACCTCGTCGCGGACGGCCCGCACGCGGTCGTCGCCGGCACCACGGGGAGCGGCAAGAGCGAGCTCCTCGTCACCTGGATGGCGGCGCTCGCGGCGGCGCATCCGCCCGAGGAGGTCACCGTTCTCCTCGTCGACTTCAAGGGCGGCGCGGCGTTCGACCCGCTGCTCGTCCTGCCGCACGCCGTCGGCCTGGTCACCGACCTCGACGGCCAGGGCGCGCGCCGCGCTCTCGAGAGCCTGCGCGCGGAGATCCGGCATCGCGAGCGCGTCCTCCGCGACGCCGGCGCACGCGACGTCGACGACCCCGCCGCGGCGGGCGTGCTGCCGCGCCTCGTCATCGTCGTCGACGAGCTGGCCGCCCTCCTCGCCGACCAGGACGGCCTGCACGAGGTCGTCGCCGACATCGCCGCCCGGGGCCGCTCGCTCGGCATGCACCTCGTGCTCTGCACCCAGCGTCCCGCCGGCGTCGTGCGCGACGCGGTGCTCGCCAACTGCGACCTCCGCCTCTCGCTCCGCGTCAACAACGAGGCGGACAGCCGGGCGCTCCTCGGCACCGTCGACGCGGCCCGCCTCGCCGACGCGCCCTCCGGTCGATGCCTCGTCGGGGCGCATGGCGCGCCGGCGCGCCCGTTCCAGGTGGCCGTCACGACGGCTGGCGACCTCGCCCGCGTCGCCGCCGCCCGCGCGACCCCCGTCCCCGTCCGGCGCCCGTGGCTGGATCCGCTGCCCGCGTCCATCCCGTTCGCCGACCTCGACGCGGTGCCGCCCCTCCCCAGGCGCGGATCCGCGGCCCTCGCATCCGGCGCGTCCCCCATGCCCTTCGCCCTCGTCGACCTGCCCGCGGAGCAGCGGCGCGCGACGGCCGTGTGGTGCCCGGCGACGGACGGCCACCTGCTCGTCGTCGGCGGCCCGGGATCCGGCCGCAGCACGTGCCTGCGCACCATCGCCGCGTCCGCCGCCGTGGCCGGCGCCGAGGTGATCCACGTGCCCGCGGACGCGGAGGGCTGCTGGGATGCGGTCGCCGGCGTCGTCGCCCGCATCCGCGACCCGCACGGGCCGCGCGATCCGCTCGTCGTGCTGGCCGACGACCTCGACGTCGCCGTCTCCCGCCTGGGACCCGAGCACCAGGCCGCCCTGCTCGAGGGGCTGACCGCCATCGTCCGCGAGGGGCCCCACGCCGGGGTGGCGCTCGCCGTCGCCTGCCGTCGGGCGGGCGGGTCGCTCCAGGGTGTGACGGCCGCCTCGGGACCGCCCGTGATCCTCCCGCTCCCGACCCGGCAGGAGCACGTCCTGGCGGGCGGCGAGAGCCGCCTCTTCGATGCCCGCCCGAAGCCCGGAGCGGGGGAGTGGCGCGGCGAGCGGATCCAGGTGGCCATTCCGCCCGAGGTCGAGAGCGCGTCCGTCCAGCATGCGGAGGGGTCCGGTGCGCGGGAGCCAGCGGACCCCGCGCCCCGCGTGTTCCTCTCGGGCGACGCCGTGCATGCGCTCGTGACGCCGTCGTCCGCCGCCGCGGTCGCGCGACTCCGCCAGCGGGGCGTCGACGCGGTCGAGGCCGCGCGGGTCCCGCCGGGCTGGTGCGCGGATCAGCCGTTCCCCGGTCCGGCCGCGGACGGGATCGGGATCTCGACGCGAGCCGCCGTCGGCCACGGCGTGCACGACGCTGGCGGCCGCGCAGCGCGTCCCCGGGTCGTGGTCGGGGATCCCGACGCCTGGCTGATGCGCGGCCCGCTCCTCGCGGACCTCCGTCGTGCCGGCGACGTCGTGCTGGAGGGCTGCACCCCGCGGGACGCGCGCACGCTGCTCCGCGTCCGCGCGGTGCCGCCGCCCCTCGCGCCGATCCCCGGGCGCGCCTGGCTCGTCACGCCCGACGGCGACGTGCGCCGCTGCTCGTGGCCGCCGGCGACGGCGGGGCCGCCCGATGGGCCGGTCTACGGGGAGGCACCCGCGGCACCGACGGTGCCGGCGGCACCCACGGCGCTCCCCGCCGACCCGCCGCGTCGCGCGCAGCCTGCCGGGATCAGCCGATGA
- a CDS encoding 1-deoxy-D-xylulose-5-phosphate reductoisomerase: MRRVIILGSTGSIGVQALEVVARHPELFEVVGLGAGSKREALAEQARVAGVEHTALGADEAEQLIRSVDADVVLNGITGSVGLGPTLAALEEGRTLALANKESLIVGGELVRGLAAPGQLVPVDSEHSAIAQALRGGTAEEVRRLVVTASGGPFRGRTRSELEHVTPREALAHPTWDMGLVITTNSSTLVNKGLEVIEAHLLFDVPYERIDVVVHPQSMIHSMVEFIDGSTLAQASPPDMRLPIALGLNWPHRMHDVGVPIDWTRAATWTFEPLDDEAFPAVLLAKQVGAAGSTYPAVYNAANEQAVQAFHAGRAGFLDIVDTIGRVVDAHEPASGPLTRETLAEAERWARAEADRVLGV, from the coding sequence GTGCGCCGCGTCATCATCCTCGGATCCACGGGCTCCATCGGCGTGCAGGCCCTCGAGGTCGTCGCCCGGCACCCGGAGCTGTTCGAGGTGGTGGGTCTCGGCGCCGGCAGCAAGCGCGAGGCGCTCGCCGAGCAGGCGCGCGTCGCGGGCGTCGAGCACACGGCCCTCGGCGCGGACGAGGCGGAGCAGCTCATCCGCTCGGTCGACGCGGACGTGGTGCTCAACGGCATCACCGGATCCGTGGGGCTCGGCCCCACCCTCGCCGCGCTGGAGGAGGGCCGCACACTCGCCCTCGCGAACAAGGAGTCGCTCATCGTCGGCGGCGAGCTGGTGCGCGGTCTCGCGGCGCCGGGCCAGCTCGTCCCCGTCGACTCGGAGCACTCCGCCATCGCGCAGGCGCTCCGCGGCGGCACGGCGGAGGAGGTCAGGCGGCTCGTCGTCACGGCGTCCGGCGGTCCGTTCCGCGGCCGCACGCGCTCCGAGCTCGAGCACGTCACCCCGCGCGAGGCGCTCGCGCACCCGACCTGGGACATGGGCCTCGTCATCACCACGAACTCGTCGACGCTCGTGAACAAGGGCCTCGAGGTCATCGAGGCGCACCTCCTGTTCGACGTGCCCTACGAGCGGATCGACGTGGTCGTGCACCCGCAGTCGATGATCCACTCCATGGTCGAGTTCATCGACGGGTCGACGCTCGCGCAGGCATCCCCGCCGGACATGCGCCTGCCCATCGCGCTCGGGCTGAACTGGCCGCACCGCATGCACGACGTCGGCGTGCCCATCGACTGGACCCGCGCGGCGACGTGGACCTTCGAGCCGCTGGACGACGAGGCCTTCCCCGCCGTGCTGCTGGCCAAGCAGGTCGGTGCCGCGGGATCCACCTACCCGGCCGTCTACAACGCGGCGAACGAGCAGGCCGTGCAGGCGTTCCACGCGGGGCGCGCGGGGTTCCTCGACATCGTGGACACCATCGGCCGTGTCGTCGACGCCCACGAGCCCGCATCCGGGCCCCTCACGCGCGAGACGCTGGCCGAGGCCGAGCGCTGGGCGCGCGCCGAGGCGGACCGGGTGCTCGGGGTCTGA
- a CDS encoding OsmC family protein: MQIEHRYALSLEWTGDRGSGTSDYRSYGRDHVVRAAGKPDLLGSADRPFRGDVDRWNPEETLISALAQCHLLSYLHAAAMAGVVVVGYSDEPTGTMRQTDDGGGHFVEVTLRPVVTVRDPAHVELAMSLHQGASERCFIASSVNFPVHHEPRTVLADPADPADPADPAGA; encoded by the coding sequence ATGCAGATCGAGCACCGGTACGCCCTGTCCCTCGAGTGGACGGGCGACCGCGGATCCGGCACGTCCGACTACCGCTCCTACGGCCGCGACCACGTCGTCCGCGCGGCCGGGAAGCCCGACCTCCTGGGATCCGCCGACCGCCCGTTCCGCGGTGACGTCGATCGCTGGAACCCGGAGGAGACCCTCATCTCCGCGCTCGCGCAGTGCCACCTGCTCAGCTACCTGCACGCCGCCGCGATGGCGGGCGTCGTGGTCGTGGGCTACAGCGACGAGCCCACCGGCACGATGCGGCAGACGGACGACGGGGGCGGGCACTTCGTCGAGGTCACGCTGCGACCCGTCGTCACCGTGCGGGATCCCGCGCACGTCGAGCTCGCGATGTCGCTGCACCAGGGCGCCTCGGAGCGCTGCTTCATCGCGAGCTCCGTCAACTTCCCCGTCCACCACGAGCCGCGCACGGTGCTCGCGGACCCCGCGGACCCCGCGGACCCGGCGGACCCCGCGGGCGCCTGA
- a CDS encoding FKBP-type peptidyl-prolyl cis-trans isomerase — translation MKRRIPLTLAAAAVLALSACSSSGTPNADPSASPTAGARTAGASCIDTPSGDASKSVKVSGDFGKAPEVTVDGPLTVDTTERTVVTQGDGAEVAAGATANIALAAYNGKTGEAISQLAYNADSPLPATLDDSALVPGVVRAVECTTVGSRIVAVVPAADGFAAEQATTLGLGADDPIVIVVDVLSQVPTRADGADQPAPEGFPTVTLADNGAPTITIPDAAPPTETKIANLKVGDGAEVTDGANVTVQYTGINWNTKKVFDSSWDKGAKPVSFQTSGVIPGFTKALVGQKVGSQVIAIIPPADGYGDKGQGTDIGGTDTIVFVVDILGTQSAPAQ, via the coding sequence GTGAAGCGACGCATCCCCCTCACCCTGGCCGCGGCCGCCGTCCTGGCGCTGTCCGCATGCTCCAGCAGCGGCACGCCGAACGCGGATCCGTCCGCGAGCCCGACGGCCGGCGCACGCACCGCGGGGGCGTCCTGCATCGACACCCCGTCGGGCGACGCGTCGAAGTCCGTCAAGGTCTCCGGCGACTTCGGCAAGGCCCCCGAGGTCACGGTCGACGGTCCGCTCACGGTCGACACGACCGAGCGCACCGTCGTCACGCAGGGCGACGGCGCGGAGGTCGCCGCCGGCGCCACCGCGAACATCGCGCTCGCCGCGTACAACGGCAAGACCGGCGAAGCCATCTCGCAGCTCGCCTACAACGCGGACTCCCCGCTCCCGGCCACCCTGGACGACAGCGCGCTCGTCCCCGGCGTCGTCCGTGCGGTCGAGTGCACCACGGTCGGATCGCGCATCGTCGCGGTCGTCCCCGCGGCGGACGGCTTCGCCGCCGAGCAGGCGACGACCCTCGGCCTCGGCGCCGACGACCCCATCGTCATCGTGGTGGACGTGCTCAGCCAGGTCCCCACGCGCGCCGACGGCGCGGACCAGCCGGCACCTGAGGGCTTCCCGACGGTCACCCTCGCGGACAACGGGGCGCCCACCATCACCATCCCGGACGCCGCGCCGCCCACCGAGACCAAGATCGCGAACCTCAAGGTCGGTGACGGCGCAGAGGTCACGGACGGCGCCAACGTCACGGTGCAGTACACGGGCATCAACTGGAACACCAAGAAGGTCTTCGACTCGAGCTGGGACAAGGGCGCCAAGCCGGTCTCGTTCCAGACGAGCGGCGTCATCCCCGGCTTCACGAAGGCGCTCGTCGGCCAGAAGGTCGGCTCGCAGGTCATCGCGATCATCCCGCCCGCCGACGGCTACGGCGACAAGGGCCAGGGCACCGACATCGGCGGCACCGACACCATCGTGTTCGTCGTCGACATCCTCGGCACCCAGTCCGCTCCGGCCCAGTAG
- the gabT gene encoding 4-aminobutyrate--2-oxoglutarate transaminase: protein MTDTLDSARVGIPAGSASDSPAAAARDARPQVPQERHIVTEIPGPLSRELHERRKRVVPPGVSSLLPVYISRAHGAIVEDVDGNRFIDLGAGIGVTTVGHTRQEVVDAATAQLGDVIHTLFTVTPYEEYVRVAELLAEHTPGTHEKRTVLVNSGAEAVENGVKIARKHTGRRAVAVLDHGYHGRTNLTMAMNYKASPYGTGFGPFAGDVYHAPSSYPYHDGLSGAEAAARTISYLEKRIGATDLACVVAEPIQGEGGFMVPADGFLPALQEWCTANGVVFIADEIQSGLARTGRFFASEHLGLVPDLVLTAKGIAGGLPLAGVTGRAEIMDSALPGGLGGTFGGNPVAAAAAVAVFEAIETHGLLDEATRIGDHLHHALADLQEEHDIIGDVRGIGAMVAIELVQPGTGSTTKEPNADAVAAIAAYCHAHGVIILTAGTYGNVLRFLPSLAISEELLDDALGVIADAFRAL from the coding sequence ATGACAGACACCCTGGACTCCGCCCGCGTCGGCATCCCTGCCGGCTCCGCCTCCGACTCCCCCGCCGCGGCCGCCCGCGACGCGCGCCCGCAGGTGCCGCAGGAGCGACACATCGTGACGGAGATCCCCGGCCCGCTCTCGCGCGAGCTGCACGAGCGCCGCAAGCGCGTGGTGCCGCCCGGCGTCTCCTCCCTGCTCCCCGTCTACATCTCCCGCGCGCACGGCGCGATCGTGGAGGACGTGGACGGCAACCGCTTCATCGACCTCGGTGCCGGCATCGGCGTGACCACGGTCGGCCACACGCGCCAGGAGGTCGTGGACGCGGCGACCGCGCAGCTCGGCGACGTGATCCACACGCTCTTCACCGTGACGCCCTACGAGGAGTACGTGCGCGTGGCGGAGCTGCTCGCGGAGCACACGCCCGGCACGCACGAGAAGCGCACGGTGCTGGTGAACTCGGGCGCGGAGGCCGTGGAGAACGGCGTGAAGATCGCGCGCAAGCACACGGGTCGCCGCGCGGTGGCTGTGCTCGACCACGGCTACCACGGCCGCACCAACCTCACGATGGCGATGAACTACAAGGCCTCGCCCTACGGCACCGGCTTCGGGCCCTTCGCCGGCGACGTCTACCACGCGCCGAGCTCGTACCCGTATCACGACGGCCTCTCGGGCGCCGAGGCCGCGGCCCGCACCATCTCGTACCTCGAGAAGCGGATCGGCGCGACCGACCTCGCGTGCGTCGTCGCGGAGCCGATCCAGGGCGAGGGCGGCTTCATGGTGCCGGCCGACGGCTTCCTGCCCGCGCTCCAGGAGTGGTGCACGGCGAACGGCGTCGTGTTCATCGCGGACGAGATCCAGTCGGGCCTCGCGCGCACCGGCCGCTTCTTCGCGAGCGAGCACCTCGGCCTCGTGCCCGACCTCGTGCTCACCGCCAAGGGCATCGCGGGCGGCCTGCCGCTCGCGGGCGTGACCGGACGCGCCGAGATCATGGACTCCGCGCTCCCCGGCGGCCTGGGCGGCACGTTCGGCGGCAACCCGGTCGCAGCGGCCGCCGCGGTGGCCGTCTTCGAGGCGATCGAGACGCACGGGCTGCTCGACGAGGCCACGCGCATCGGCGACCACCTGCACCACGCGCTCGCGGACCTGCAGGAGGAGCACGACATCATCGGCGACGTGCGCGGCATCGGCGCGATGGTCGCCATCGAGCTCGTGCAGCCGGGCACGGGATCCACCACGAAGGAGCCGAACGCGGACGCGGTCGCGGCCATCGCGGCGTACTGCCACGCGCACGGCGTGATCATCCTCACCGCGGGGACGTACGGCAACGTCCTCCGGTTCCTGCCGAGCCTCGCGATCTCCGAGGAGCTGCTCGACGACGCGCTCGGCGTGATCGCCGACGCGTTCCGGGCGCTCTGA